A portion of the Coturnix japonica isolate 7356 unplaced genomic scaffold, Coturnix japonica 2.1 chrUnrandom740, whole genome shotgun sequence genome contains these proteins:
- the LOC116652702 gene encoding uncharacterized protein LOC116652702 translates to MATASVPQSVSMVTVAMVMMVAMFVLVVAMVMVAMFVLVVAMVMVAMEMVAMVTVAMFLLTVAMVMVAMETPVLPPPLLLVAMVTVVAMFLAMVAMVTVMVAMETMMMMMGVAMVTTMMVAMEIAMMLVAMEMLMEDAAQPALMVAMVMLVAMVMVAMEIMMLVAMVMVAMEVAMMLVAMEMMLLLVTMVPALAVVAMVTAMMLVAMETVMLVAMETVMLVAMEMGSQLVAMGLCVAMGTAAVAVVMELQL, encoded by the exons ATGGCGACCGCTTCGGTCCCACAGTCCGTCTCCATGGTGACGGTTGCCATGGTGATGATGGTCGCCATGTTTGTCCTCGTGGTTGCCATGGTGATG GTCGCCATGTTTGTCCTCGTGGTTGCCATGGTGATGGTTGCCATGGAGATGGTCGCCATGGTGACGGTCGCCATGTTTCTCCTCACGGTTGCCATGGTGATGGTTGCCATGGAGACCCCCgtgctgccccccccccttctGTTGGTCGCCATGGTGACCGTGGTCGCCATGTTTCTCGCTATGGTCGCCATGGTGACCGTGATGGTTGCCATGGAAAccatgatgatgatgatggggGTCGCCATGGTGACCACCATGATGGTTGCCATGGAGATCGCCATGATGCTGGTTGCCATGGAGATGCTCATGGAGGATGCTGCTCAGCCGGCTCTGATGGTCGCCATGGTGATGCTGGTTGCCATGGTGATGGTTGCCATGGAGATCATGATGCTGGTTGCCATGGTAATGGTTGCCATGGAGGTCGCCATGATGCTGGTTGCCATGGAGATGATGCTGCTGTTGGTTACCATGGTCCCCGCTCTTGCTGTGGTCGCCATGGTGACCGCCATGATGCTGGTTGCCATGGAGACCGTGATGCTGGTTGCCATGGAGACCGTGATGCTGGTTGCCATGGAGATGGGCTCCCAGCTGGTTGCCATGGGGCTCTGTGTTGCCATGGGAACGGCTGCCGTTGCCGTggtgatggagctgcagctctaa